In one window of Cellulophaga sp. HaHa_2_95 DNA:
- a CDS encoding SH3 domain-containing protein, with product MNYRIFLALIFFSIYTFGQKNYSITAKSGLTVRDAPDIAGRKIGKLEFDEKVVLLEETDFSFSTEQIHGFWVKVKSNSIGEGYVFNGFLKLFTGNKIKYTLNNSEDLQKELIATVDGKETVLISFEDEGCFDLIEIQDYNGDGYEEVLLETNACGGNCCGNSLFTFSFNGNEFRRSAYIGYYFGGMNLNYDQQTNRQFVVETNSIGAGNTALCEDLEETYVFDHHDFKLIQSKGDHKLITLIELKSSDFLSQEAETDYLTIAYDLDGNGVMDQISGSYWERWGILHDCTIVLNNETLDIEAIGSPKRIGVLASKTNNVNDIVIECDTVLIWNGINYEKK from the coding sequence ATGAACTATAGAATCTTTCTTGCACTTATATTTTTTTCGATCTACACTTTTGGACAGAAAAATTATAGCATCACAGCCAAAAGCGGATTAACAGTAAGAGATGCACCAGATATAGCGGGCAGAAAAATTGGAAAGTTAGAATTTGATGAAAAAGTAGTACTCTTAGAGGAGACCGATTTTTCTTTTAGTACTGAACAAATACATGGATTTTGGGTTAAGGTAAAATCTAATTCTATTGGAGAAGGCTATGTTTTTAATGGTTTTTTAAAGCTTTTTACAGGAAATAAAATAAAGTATACGCTAAATAATAGCGAAGACCTTCAGAAAGAATTAATAGCTACAGTAGATGGTAAAGAAACAGTACTTATTAGTTTTGAAGACGAAGGTTGTTTTGATCTCATAGAGATACAAGATTACAATGGAGATGGCTACGAAGAAGTGCTTTTAGAAACTAATGCTTGTGGAGGAAATTGTTGCGGCAATTCTTTATTTACCTTCTCTTTTAATGGCAATGAATTTAGGCGATCCGCTTATATAGGGTATTATTTTGGCGGAATGAATTTGAATTATGATCAGCAAACGAACAGACAGTTTGTCGTTGAAACTAACTCTATTGGAGCAGGAAATACAGCACTATGTGAGGATTTGGAAGAAACTTATGTTTTTGATCACCATGATTTTAAATTAATACAAAGTAAGGGAGATCATAAATTAATTACGCTCATAGAATTAAAATCAAGCGATTTTCTATCGCAAGAAGCAGAAACAGATTATTTAACGATAGCCTATGATTTAGATGGTAATGGCGTTATGGATCAAATTTCTGGTAGCTATTGGGAACGATGGGGAATTTTACATGACTGCACTATTGTTTTAAATAACGAAACTTTAGATATAGAGGCTATTGGATCACCAAAAAGAATAGGCGTATTAGCATCAAAAACAAACAATGTAAATGATATTGTTATTGAATGTGATACTGTATTGATATGGAATGGAATTAATTACGAAAAAAAATAA